The Drechmeria coniospora strain ARSEF 6962 chromosome 02, whole genome shotgun sequence genome has a segment encoding these proteins:
- a CDS encoding mRNA cleavage and polyadenylation specificity factor complex subunit: MASSTLSVPEQVRQLNDARKLVLGDVKYYPSVVRGILPIIGPSAPLELRRWGADFLAEAFSTPALPNGEKETMQPYVLTTLESLAENEREDANVLRSVIQTAASIYPLAMRWIINNGYDTVTWERMMGIKQRILRIWDTAVPLVKISCIKFAQRVVLAQTVAISSEFRYGGALDVSLDKIPPNHQSLDPRNLEAEATGLLDRMLGDLQESSDALVVGATLNCLSILVRTRPGTSGRIINALLNFNPLKAANSPTTPTIRVMVKSMEKTVRLLLIHLSKRDPHNPIVPRIQQHVERNMRAVAEMFDDAGKKRPREPQAHDGVDVKRQRVVGSHIPIPPLGSGPHSLGDVFTLIANDELKTFDISQLPPALVAKVSVTALAGLEPELLTAAVDAIRSRLHALATAPPPELNPNTAPLGVEDDDDDDYEPDFYQAEDTEQILNKLDGASAGDKPLALDSSLALASFSLPPPPELTADMALRAGSGTIARVLEMMKTLEEPTVKKDKVGFHRLAASSGSRDAWVSILTRLGTRASAGLEEISVKGEEDVDGPRPGTVSNDIREVLYNFVMEDFRKHTDIAVSWLCEEWYNDKVQSRAGGEHPVHYEKCALRLMDGFLPYLHPQDKVLTRFLSEIPDLNRTILSRIKHMCRDPSVTQLALTSLLYLVIMRPPVKEIALDTVQDIWTEFEDARPMAGKYLAKYRPAFLEVANKKADGEETATATATAAATATSAPIAA, translated from the exons ATGGCCTCGTCAACGCTCTCCGTGCCGGAGCAAGTTCGCCAGCTCAATGACGCTCGGAAACTTGTCCTCGGAGACGTCAAGTATTACCCGAGCGTGGTGAGAGGCATCCTGCCCATCATCGGGCCTTCGGCACCGCTCGAACTTCGTCGATGGGGCGCCGACTTCTTGGCCGAAGCCTTCTCGACGCCCGCGCTACCGAATGGGGAAAAGGAAACGATGCAGCCATACGTGCTGACGACGCTCGAGTCGCTAGCTGAGAATGAGAGGGAGGATGCGAATGTGCTGCGCAGCGTCATCCAGACGGCTGCGAGCATCTACCCTCTTGCCATGAGGTGGAT CATCAATAACGGCTACGATACGGTCACATGGGAGAGAATGATGGGAATCAAGCAGAGAATACTGCGCATCTGGGACACGGCGGTGCCATTGGTGAAGATCAGCTGCATCAAGTTCGCCCAGCGTGTTGTCCTTGCCCAGACCGTCGCGATAAGCTCCGAGTTTCGC tacggcggcgccctcgacgtttCTCTGGACAAGATCCCACCAAACCACCAGTCACTGGACCCGCGAAATCTGGAAGCAGAAGCTACGGGCTTGCTGGACCGCATGCTCGGCGACTTGCAAGAGAGCAG CGATGCCTTGGTCGTAGGCGCAACGCTCAACTGCTTGTCGATCCTCGTTCGGACCCGGCCTGGAACGTCGGGTCGGATCATCAACGCACTGCTCAACTTCAACCCACTCAAAGCGGCCaactcgccgacgacgccgacgataCGGGTCATGGTCAAGTCGATGGAGAAGACGGTGCGGCTGTTGCTGATTCACCTCAGCAAGAGAGACCCTCACAATCCCATCGTGCCGAGGATACAGCAGCATGTCGAGCGCAACATGCGCGCCGTGGCGGAGATgttcgacgatgccggcaagAAGCGGCCCCGGGAGCCGCAAGCtcacgatggcgtcgacgtcaaaCGACAGCGAGTCGTAGGCTCACACATCCCGATCCCTCCTCTTGGATCCGGACCACATTCTCTCGGGGACGTCTTTACGCTCATCGCCAATGACGAGCTGAAGACGTTTGACATTTCCCAActgccgccggccttggtTGCCAAGGTATCCGTGACGGCCCTTGCGGGACTGGAACCAGAGCtgctgacggcggccgtcgacgccatccgcAGTCGTCTCCACgcgctggcgacggcgcctcCGCCGGAACTGAATCCAAACACGGCACCgctgggcgtcgaggacgacgacgacgacgactacgaGCCCGACTTCTACCAAGCCGAGGACACGGAACAGATTCTCAACAAGCTCGACGGGGCATCGGCAGGCGACAAACCACTTGCGCTGGATAGCAgcctcgccttggcctccttcagccttccgccaccgccggAGCTGACGGCGGATATGGCGCTTAGAGCAGGCAGCGGGACGATCGCCAGAGTCTTGGAGATGATGAAAACTCTCGAGGAGCCGACGGTCAAGAAGGACAAGGTGGGATTTCACAGGCTCGCGGCGAGCTCTGGTAGTCGAGATGCGTGGGTGTCCATCCTGACGCGTCTGGGGAcccgcgcctcggccggcctcgaggagaTTTCTGTCAAGGGCGAagaagacgtcgacggccctcgGCCGGGGACGGTCAGCAACGACATCCGCGAAGTGCTGTACAACTTCGTCATGGAAGACTTTCGCAAGCACACCGACATCGCCGTGTCGTGGCTCTGCGAGGAATGGTACAACGACAAAGTGCAGAGCAGAGCGGGAGGAGAACATCCGGTGCATTACGAGAAGTGCGCGCTGCGACTTATGGACGGCTTCCTGCCGTACCTGCACCCGCAGGACAAGGTCTTGACGCGCTTCCTGAGCGAAATTCCGGACCTCAACCGGACGATCCTGTCGCGGATAAAACACATGTGCCGCGACCCCAGCGTGACGCAGCTCGCGCTGACGAGCCTGCTATACCTCGTGATCATGCGACCGCCGGTCAAGGAGATTGCGCTGGACACGGTGCAGGACATTTGGACAGAAT TCGAAGACGCTCGGCCGATGGCAGGCAAATATCTGGCAAAGTACCGTCCGGCGTTTTTGGAGGTGGCGAACAAgaaggccgacggcgaagaaacggcgacggcgacggcaacggcagcggcaacggcgacaTCAGCGCCCATCGCGGCCTGA
- a CDS encoding nucleolar protein 12, with translation MAKRGASALSVASKAIDPTLDALFSSSSGPVKAPVKSRYTAPPEAKAAPAEGSSDSDDDEEEGDDEVLSEISEELDDGYTDEEGTASEPLRVEEDESQECGEDEKQAATAAEAVKSTQPRQERKRKRKDDNDGLEANYLAELAKDDDPSPAGKRPRSEGKSDRKGEDASAEDEDDDVPMHETATQEPNVSEMEKASRTVFLGNVSTDAISSKSAKKTLMEHLSSVLDAKATPPQTLESIRFRSVAFSTGSMPKRAAYITKSLMAATTKSANAYAVFSTTAAARKVVSELNGTEVLDRHLRVDSVAHPSPIDHQRCVFVGNLGFVDDETAVHTNSDGKTVEKKRNKVPSDVEEGLWRTFSKQGKVENVRVVRDPKTRVGKGFAYVQFQDGNDVESAVLLDGKKFPPMLPRALRVTRAKDPRKTALNRERAAAKAEAASSDGRNTKYKHKATPEEKAAAGRASKLLGRAGAFLQRKKPHANGTAANMKTPEQIVFEGRRASSRDALSKDLKGKKGKGKKGKGRPVTRATRRAQDWKKKSAK, from the exons ATGGCGAAAAG AGGAGCCTCTGCGCTGAGTGTTGCCTCCAAGGCGATCGATCCTACCCTCGATGCACTTTTCTCCTCCAGT TCAGGTCCTGTGAAAGCTCCCGTCAAGTCCCGCTACACTGCGCCGCCGGAAGCGAAGGCGGCGCCTGCAGAGGGATCCAGTgactcggacgacgatgaggaggagggggatgATGAAGTACTCTCCGAAATCAGCGAGGAACTTGACGACGGATACACAGACGAAGAAGGCACTGCTTCTGAGCCTCTCAGGGTAGAGGAAGACGAGAGCCAAGAGTGTGGTGAGGACGAGAAGCAGGCCGCTACAGCTGCCGAAGCCGTCAAGTCGACGCAACCGAGGCAAGAGCGGAAGCGCAAGAGGAAAGACGACAACGATGGTCTCGAAGCCAATTACCTGGCGGAACTGGCCAAAGATGACGATCCCTCGCCCGCCGGGAAACGCCCCAGGAGCGAAGGAAAGAGCGATCGAAAAGGAGAGGATGCCAGCgctgaggatgaggatgatgaCGTGCCCATGcacgagacggcgacgcagGAACCCAACGTCTCCGAGATGGAGAAGGCGTCACGAACCGTCTTTCTCGGCAACGTCTCCACGGACGCCATCTCCTCCAAGTCGGCAAAGAAGACACTGATGGAACATTTGTCATCTGTGCTCGACGCGAAGGCAACGCCGCCCCAGACTCTGGAATCGATCCGCTTCCGCTCAGTGGCCTTTTCCACCGGCTCCATGCCTAAACGTGCTGCCTACATCACCAAGTCTCTCATGGCTGCCACGACCAAATCCGCCAATGCCTACGCCGTCTTCTCCACCACTGCTGCGGCCCGCAAGGTCGTTTCGGAGCTGAACGGAACCGAAGTCTTGGACCGGCATCTCCGAGTCGACAGCGTTGCGCATCCCAGTCCGATAGATCACCAACGGTGCGTTTTCGTGGGTAATCTAGGAttcgtcgatgacgagacAGCCGTCCATACGAATAGTGACGGCAAAACGGTCGAGAAGAAGCGCAACAAGGTTCCCTCGGATGTTGAGGAGGGCCTGTGGCGGACATTCAGCAAGCAGGGCAAGGTCGAGAATGTGCGCGTCGTGCGGGATCCTAAGACAAGAGTCGGCAAGGGGTTTGCTTACGTGCAGTTTCAA GACGGTAACGACGTTGAATCTGCAGTCCTCCTTGACGGCAAAAAGTTCCCCCCGATGCTACCCCGCGCTCTTCGCGTAACACGAGCCAAGGACCCCCGCAAGACAGCCCTCAACCGGGaacgcgccgccgccaaggcaGAAGCCGCCAGCAGTGACGGCCGCAataccaagtacaagcataAGGCAACCCCCGAAGAGAAAGCGGCCGCTGGACGAGCCAGCAAGCTTCTTGGCCGCGCTGGTGCCTTCCTGCAGCGCAAGAAGCCTCATGCCAACGGCACGGCAGCCAACATGAAGACGCCCGAACAGATTGTCTTTGAGGGGCGGAGGGCGTCTTCAAGGGACGCCCTATCCAAGGACCTCAAGGGCAAGAAGGGTAAGGGCAAGAAGGGCAAGGGGCGTCCCGTGACCCGGGCTACACGGAGGGCGCAAGACTGGAAGAAGAAGAGCGCCAAGTAA
- a CDS encoding alpha-tubulin, with protein sequence MTKGEILHLHLGQAGTQLGNAAWELYLLEHGLGADGRPDPNAKDIGDPGSFETFFTESSNGKHVPRSIFMDLDPSPIDEIRTGPYRQLFHPELLISGKEDAANNYARGHYTIGKEMVDNVIDRVRRVADNCQSLQGFLIFHSFGGGTGSGFGALLLERLAAEYGKKTKLEFAVYPSPRTNTAVVEPYNAVLSTHSTIENSDCTFLVDNEAVYDICRRNLDIPRPSYDHLNRLIAQVVSSITSSLRFDGALNVDLNEFQTNLVPYPRIHYPLISYAPVVSASKSAHEGFKVHDLTFQCFEPNNQMVVCNPQNGKYMAVALLYRGDVVPRDCNAAIAAIKARASFNLVEWCPTGFKLGINYQKPVAVPVSAEDGGLASVDRSVSMLSNTTAIAEAWSRLDHKFDLMHSKRAFVHWYVGEGMEEGEFTEAREDLAALERDYEEVAAESFDHEEEEEY encoded by the exons ATGACCAAGGGCGAG ATCCTTCACCTTCACCTGGGCCAAGCTGGTACTCAGCTCGGCAATGCTGCCTGGGAACT CTATCTTCTCGAGCACGGCCTCGGTGCCGATGGCAGACCTGACCCCAATGCTAAGGACATCGGCGACCCGGGTTCTTTCGAGACTTTCTTCACCGAATCAAGCAACGGAAAGCATGTTCCTCGATCCATATTCATGGACCTCGACCCGTCTCCCATAGACGAGATCCGCACTGGTCCCTACCGCCAGCTCTTCCACCCCGAGCTGCTCATCAGCGGCAAGGAGGATGCCGCCAACAACTACGCCCGTGGTCATTACACTATTGGCAAGGAGATGGTGGACAACGTCATCGACCGCGTTCGACGTGTTGCCG ACAACTGCCAATCCCTTCAAGGCTTCCTCATCTTTCACTCCTTTGGCGGTGGCACCGGCTCTGGCTTCGGcgcgctcctcctcgagcggcTCGCTGCCGAGTATGGCAAGAAGACGAAGCTCGAGTTCGCCGTCTACCCTTCGCCCCGTACCAacaccgccgtcgtcgagccgtaCAACGCCGTTCTGTCTACCCACAGCACCATCGAGAACTCGGATTGCACTTTCCTCGTCGATAACGAGGCCGTATATGATATCTGCCGCCGCAACCTCGATATCCCCCGCCCTTCGTACGACCATCTGAACCGTCTGATTGCCCAGGTCGTCAGCTCCATCACCTCGTCACTTCGATTCGATGGAGCCCTCAACGTCGATTTGAACGAGTTCCAGACCAACCTTGTCCCCTATCCCCGAATCCACTACCCCCTCATCAGCTATGCTCCTGTTGTGTCGGCGTCCAAGAGTGCCCACGAAGGCTTCAAGGTTCACGACCTCACCTTCCAGT GCTTCGAGCCAAACAATCAAATGGTTGTCTGCAACCCCCAGAATGGCAAGTACATGGCCGTTGCGCTTCTGTATCGCGGCGACGTTGTTCCCCGCGACTGCAATGCCGCCATTGCTGCAATCAAGGCACGAGCATCGTTCAACCTGGTGGAGTGGTGTCCGACAGGCTTcaagctcggcatcaactaTCAAAAGCCAGTGGCCGTACCTGTCTctgccgaggatggcggcctTGCTTCCGTTGACCGATCCGTGTCCATGCTTTCCAACACGACTGCCATTGCCGAGGCCTGGTCCCGCCTTGACCACAAGTTCGACCTTATGCACAGCAAGCGTGCCTTTGTCCACTGGTACGTCGGTGAAGGAATGGAGGAAGGAGAGTTCACAGAGGCCCGCGAGGACCTTGCTGCGCTCGAGAGGGACTATGAGGAGGTTGCCGCCGAGTCTTTCGAtcacgaggaggaggaagagtaTTAG
- a CDS encoding Sds3-like protein, which produces MAATDSTSAARSPVEAGAAVDLMDSNVSSPLSEVGDGDANDEEIEHLRLDSRNDAGDNSSVSGDEAPHDHKGATDSDSFLSDAASDLNSDANDTEAETERLYDTPKNQRQRDVVVDRYNNGQIFENTPSKLRRTSRMGDGDNESDSGDGESVASSRVEGAESPAKPATTNDTSVDEDVKHDSQERKRKRPPAVDIPDLDQPLRKRTSSLGPPEPDAGDVTPLNGDDTMVANLPSGVPSAAEDEPDSPSNRDEAAEALEQEEKETKTSKRSSLTRKRASSDDAAGEADSDARSEQLDAAAEDDAEPAEGELEGDAEEEAEAAARNIEEMERKNAALKDWSHIEEMFGVFRERLYRDRLQQLEEEERSLLADEPTHFDYLNMKKCIDDRLNRRLQEIETEYELQLKANERRTIAQRAQIWSQFFQAVRERREQALEKLNQQWYEVQSARRKAHSLPDYGLLFPKTPAERVRNAVAYNTEVSTLAGLAKYEGFPAGPELMGASTAEAEADFNSIAQVRRSRQKHTPYHSAPREEYHAAPTFRLGPAGEQFIKDTPWANPHHSSHKLHQHQPASVQPDGRVEQAGVAGAVQAAIAPELGDVGAALDDAASAHGPPSSLTRSSNSPEKARNMNLMERVGGSPAPGH; this is translated from the exons ATGGCGGCGACAGATTCAACGTCGGCCGCCCGGTCACCCGTCGAGGCTGGTGCGGCAGTGGATCTGATGGACAGCAACGTCTCTAGCCCTCTCAGCGAGGTGGGAGATGGCGatgccaacgacgaggaAATCGAGCATCTGCGGCTTGATTCTCGcaacgatgccggcgacaATTCTAGCgtcagcggcgacgaggctccCCACGACCACAAAGGCGCCACCGACTCCGATAGCTTTCTCTCGGACGCCGCGTCGGATCTGAACTCGGATGCCAACGACACCGAGGCTGAAACAGAAAGATTATATGACACGCCCAAGAACCAGAGGCAGCgtgatgtcgtcgtcgaccgctACAACAATGGTCAGATCTTCGAGAACACACCCAGCAAGCTGCGCAGAACCTCCCGCATGGGTGACGGCGACAACGAATCCGACTCTGGCGACGGAGAATCTGTCGCCTCCAGCCGTGTCGAAGGAGCAGAATCCCCTGCGAAGCCTGCCACGACAAACGATACCAGCGTAGACGAAGACGTCAAGCACGATTCACAGGAACGCAAGCGAAAGCGGCCCCCTGCCGTTGACATTCCCGACCTGGACCAGCCGCTCAGAAAGCGGACGTCCTCGTTGGGGCCTCCCGAACCAGATGCCGGTGATGTCACACCGCTGAACGGGGACGATACCATGGTGGCAAATTTGCCGAGCGGCGTCCCATCCGCAGCCGAGGACGAACCCGACTCGCCATCCAAccgcgacgaagccgccgaggcaCTGGAGCAAGAAGAGAAGGAGACCAAGACGTCGAAGCGAAGCTCTCTGACGCGTAAACGCGCATCATcagacgacgcggccggcgaggcagACAGTGACGCTCGGTCCGAGCAGCTGGACgctgcggccgaggatgatgcaGAGCCGGCTGAAGGGGAGCTCGAGGgagatgccgaggaggaggcggaagcggcggcgagaaaCATCGAAGAGA TGGAGAGGAAGAACGCGGCGCTCAAGGACTGGTCGCATATCGAGGAAATGTTTGGCGTATTCAGAGAGAG ACTCTACCGAGATCGACTTCAACAATTGGAAGAGGAAGAGCGCTCGTTGCTGGCCGACGAACCGACGCACTTTGATTATCTGAACATGAAGAAGTGCATCGATGACCGGTTGAACAGGCGACTGCAGGAGATTGAGACGGAGTATGAGCTGCAGCTGAAAGCCAACGAACGACGGACGATAGCACAGCGGGCGCAAATTTGGAGCCAGTTCTTCCAGGCGGTTCGCGAGAGGAGAGAGCAGGCACTGGAAAAGCTGAACCAACAGTGGTACGAGGTGCAGAGTGCCCGGCGGAAGGCGCACAGCTTGCCGGACTACGGCCTGTTGTTCCCCAAGACGCCGGCGGAACGGGTTCGGAACGCCGTCGCGTACAATACGGAAGTTTCCACCCTAGCCGGCCTTGCCAAGTACGAGGGCTTCCCTGCCGGGCCCGAGCTGATGGGGGCGTCGACTGCTGAGGCGGAGGCAGATTTCAACAGCATCGCT CAGGTTCGACGCAGCCGGCAGAAGCACACGCCATATCACTCGGCCCCTCGTGAGGAATATCACGCGGCGCCAACCTTCCGGCTTGGACCTGCCGGCGAGCAGTTCATCAAGGACACGCCATGGGCCAACCCTCACCACTCGTCTCACAAGCTACATCAGCATCAGCCTGCTTCCGTCCAACCCGACGGCCGGGTCGAGCAAGCAGGCGTTGCCGGAGCTGTCCAAGCAGCCATCGCACCCGAGCTTGGGGATGTAGGAGCTGCGCTTGATGATGCAGCTTCTGCTCATgggccaccgtcgtcgctgacTCGCTCGTCGAATTCTCCCGAGAAGGCGCGAAACATGAATCTGATGGAGCGAGTCGGCGGCAGCCCCGCCCCAGGCCATTGA